From the Thermococcus guaymasensis DSM 11113 genome, one window contains:
- a CDS encoding ATP/GTP-binding protein has product MIVAFLGTAGSGKTTITGAFGRYLEEQGHSVAYVNLDTGVKRLPYTPDIDVREIVTVEELMAEGYGPNGAIVESYDRLLPEVEKIAEKILKLEEKKECTLIDTPGQMESFLFHEFGIMLMDRLGEPLMVYLFDPEILKRPHDYCFVRFFALMIDLRLGTTTVPVLNKIDLLENEELERHRKYLEDIEYLKARLKLDPTMQGLLAYKLCSFLPEVSPPVRVVYASARNRTGFEDLETLSYEHYCTCGDLT; this is encoded by the coding sequence ATGATAGTTGCCTTTCTCGGAACCGCAGGGAGCGGAAAAACAACGATAACGGGGGCTTTCGGGAGGTACCTCGAAGAGCAGGGGCATAGCGTTGCCTACGTAAACCTTGATACCGGGGTAAAAAGGCTCCCCTATACCCCAGACATTGACGTAAGAGAAATCGTAACTGTGGAAGAGCTCATGGCAGAGGGCTACGGGCCGAACGGTGCTATAGTCGAGAGCTATGACAGACTTCTGCCGGAAGTGGAGAAGATCGCGGAGAAGATACTAAAACTTGAGGAAAAGAAGGAATGCACCCTGATTGACACCCCCGGCCAGATGGAGAGTTTCCTCTTTCATGAGTTCGGGATCATGCTCATGGACCGCCTGGGTGAACCCCTCATGGTGTATCTGTTTGATCCAGAGATCCTGAAAAGGCCCCACGACTACTGCTTTGTAAGGTTCTTCGCCCTGATGATAGACCTCCGTCTCGGCACGACTACGGTTCCGGTTCTCAACAAGATTGATCTTCTGGAGAATGAAGAGCTTGAGAGGCACAGGAAGTACCTTGAGGACATCGAGTACCTGAAAGCGAGGCTGAAGCTTGATCCAACGATGCAGGGGCTCTTGGCGTACAAACTGTGTTCGTTTCTTCCAGAAGTTTCTCCCCCGGTTAGGGTCGTCTACGCATCTGCCCGGAACCGAACCGGGTTCGAAGATCTTGAGACTCTATCCTATGAGCATTATTGCACCTGCGGAGATTTAACTTGA
- a CDS encoding PINc/VapC family ATPase, which produces MRVFVPDTSVIVDGRLTQFLSTLDEKVKVVVPEAVVAEIEHQANEGKAIGHTGLEELKKLREMAEDGKILLEFYGERPELWQIRRAKAGEIDHMVRETARALNATLITGDQVQRDIAIAKGIDVIYLTAKRGVKHRLEDFFDETTMSVHLKAGVRPLAKKGKPGEWRLVPIRDEPLTDEELEDIADDVVERAKREPDSFIELDEPGATVVQLRNYRIVIARPPFADRMEITAVRPVKKLSIEDYELSEKLLERLKDKAEGILIAGAPGEGKTTFAQALAEWYASMGKIVKTMEKPRDLQVGEEITQYTALSGKMELTGDILLLVRPDYTIFDEMRKTSDFKIYADLRLAGVGMVGVVHATKPIDAIQRFIGRVELGMIPQIVDTVIFIKAGRVAKVLTLEYLVKVPSGMKEEDLARPVIEVRDFETGELEYEIYTYGEEVSVVPVKKEEKAPALKLAEKRLKQEIKKFLPDVYTEVEIVNPHKAVIYADEFDIPAIIGKKGKRITELEKKIGISIDVKSFTEREAEKPKEKIPVEVEEKKKTIVLRVSPDYAKKPLKFYGGEQYVFTATPSKKGLVKVSKSTPIGKELKRLIQAGIPIWAST; this is translated from the coding sequence ATGAGAGTGTTCGTTCCGGATACGAGCGTGATAGTTGACGGTAGGCTGACCCAGTTCCTCTCAACCCTCGACGAGAAGGTCAAGGTCGTCGTTCCAGAGGCTGTGGTCGCTGAGATAGAGCACCAGGCTAACGAGGGGAAGGCTATCGGACATACGGGCCTTGAGGAGCTCAAGAAGCTCCGCGAGATGGCAGAGGACGGCAAAATCCTGCTGGAGTTCTACGGCGAGAGGCCGGAGCTCTGGCAGATAAGAAGGGCCAAGGCCGGCGAGATAGACCACATGGTTCGCGAGACTGCAAGGGCGCTCAACGCGACGCTTATCACCGGCGACCAGGTGCAGAGGGACATAGCCATAGCAAAGGGCATAGACGTGATATACCTGACCGCCAAGCGCGGGGTGAAGCACCGCCTTGAGGACTTCTTTGACGAGACCACGATGAGCGTCCACCTCAAGGCCGGCGTGAGGCCCCTCGCCAAGAAAGGGAAGCCCGGTGAGTGGAGGCTCGTCCCGATAAGGGATGAACCCCTCACCGACGAGGAGCTTGAGGATATAGCGGACGACGTGGTGGAGAGGGCTAAGAGAGAACCAGACAGCTTCATAGAGCTCGACGAACCAGGGGCAACTGTCGTCCAGCTCAGGAACTACCGTATCGTCATAGCGAGGCCGCCCTTCGCGGACAGGATGGAGATTACCGCCGTCAGGCCCGTCAAGAAGCTGAGCATAGAGGACTACGAGCTCAGCGAGAAGCTCCTTGAGAGGCTCAAGGACAAGGCGGAGGGAATCCTCATCGCCGGCGCTCCCGGTGAGGGTAAGACGACCTTCGCACAGGCCCTAGCCGAGTGGTACGCGAGCATGGGCAAGATAGTCAAGACGATGGAGAAGCCAAGGGACCTGCAGGTGGGCGAGGAGATAACGCAGTACACGGCCCTGAGCGGCAAGATGGAGCTGACCGGCGACATACTGCTCTTAGTGAGACCGGACTACACGATATTCGACGAGATGAGGAAGACCAGCGACTTCAAGATATACGCCGACCTCCGCCTGGCTGGCGTTGGAATGGTCGGTGTCGTCCACGCGACGAAGCCTATTGACGCCATACAGCGCTTCATCGGAAGGGTCGAGCTTGGAATGATACCCCAGATAGTTGACACCGTGATCTTCATCAAGGCAGGCAGAGTTGCCAAGGTTCTCACGCTGGAATACCTCGTCAAGGTTCCGAGCGGAATGAAGGAGGAGGATCTGGCGAGGCCTGTGATAGAGGTCAGGGACTTCGAGACCGGCGAGCTGGAGTACGAGATCTACACCTACGGTGAAGAGGTAAGCGTCGTCCCGGTCAAGAAGGAGGAGAAGGCTCCGGCCCTAAAGCTCGCCGAGAAGAGGCTCAAGCAGGAGATCAAGAAGTTCCTGCCAGATGTCTACACCGAGGTCGAGATAGTCAACCCGCACAAGGCGGTAATCTACGCGGACGAGTTCGACATCCCGGCAATCATCGGCAAGAAGGGCAAGCGCATAACCGAGCTTGAGAAGAAGATAGGCATAAGCATAGACGTCAAGAGCTTCACCGAGAGGGAAGCCGAGAAACCCAAGGAGAAGATACCCGTCGAGGTCGAGGAAAAGAAGAAAACGATAGTGCTCCGTGTTTCGCCGGACTATGCTAAGAAGCCCCTCAAGTTCTACGGGGGAGAACAGTACGTCTTCACCGCAACGCCGAGCAAGAAGGGCCTCGTCAAGGTGAGCAAGAGCACGCCGATAGGCAAGGAACTGAAGAGGCTCATCCAAGCGGGCATACCGATTTGGGCCAGCACCTGA
- the minD gene encoding cell division ATPase MinD: MGRLISIASGKGGTGKTTTTANLSIALGKLGKRILAVDADLTMANLSLVMGIDDAETTIHDVLAGEASISDAIYQTSFENVDLIPAAIDWEHVKRADPRKLPSTIKPLKEHYDFVIIDCPAGLQMDAMNAMLSGEEVILITNPEISCITDTMKVGIVLKKAGLAVLGFVLNRYGRSENDIPPEAAEEVMEVPLLVVVPEDPKVREATLEGIPVVEYAPDSGGAKAFMKLAEEVVRIAGFKARVMY, encoded by the coding sequence ATGGGGCGCCTGATATCAATTGCAAGCGGTAAAGGCGGGACCGGAAAGACCACGACCACCGCAAACCTCTCGATAGCCCTCGGAAAACTTGGAAAGAGGATTTTGGCAGTAGATGCCGACCTGACTATGGCCAACCTCAGCCTGGTTATGGGGATCGATGATGCTGAAACCACCATCCACGATGTCCTTGCTGGGGAAGCTTCGATTTCCGATGCGATATACCAGACGAGTTTCGAGAATGTGGATCTGATTCCTGCCGCCATAGACTGGGAGCATGTCAAAAGAGCGGACCCAAGAAAGCTGCCCTCCACAATAAAACCGCTCAAAGAGCATTACGACTTTGTGATAATTGATTGCCCGGCCGGACTCCAGATGGATGCGATGAACGCTATGCTAAGCGGTGAGGAGGTAATTCTAATCACGAACCCTGAAATCTCCTGCATAACCGACACGATGAAGGTTGGAATCGTCCTCAAGAAAGCCGGCCTGGCCGTCCTCGGCTTTGTTCTCAACCGCTATGGCAGAAGTGAAAACGACATACCCCCAGAGGCGGCGGAGGAAGTCATGGAAGTTCCCCTCCTCGTTGTTGTTCCAGAGGATCCAAAGGTCAGGGAAGCGACTCTTGAGGGCATACCCGTCGTTGAGTATGCCCCAGATTCAGGGGGTGCGAAGGCATTTATGAAACTGGCAGAAGAGGTTGTGAGGATAGCAGGCTTCAAGGCAAGGGTCATGTACTGA